From one Triticum aestivum cultivar Chinese Spring chromosome 4B, IWGSC CS RefSeq v2.1, whole genome shotgun sequence genomic stretch:
- the LOC123093815 gene encoding cyclin-dependent kinase A-1: MEQYEKVEKIGEGTYGVVYKARDRATNETIALKKIRLEQEDEGVPSTAIREISLLKEMQHGNIVKLHDVVHSEKRIWLVFEYLDLDLKKFMDSCPEFAKSPALIKSYLYQILRGVAYCHSHRVLHRDLKPQNLLIDRRTNALKLADFGLARAFGIPVRTFTHEVVTLWYRAPEILLGARQYSTPVDVWSVGCIFAEMVNQKPLFPGDSEIDELFKIFRVLGTPNEQTWPGVSSLPDYKSAFPRWQAEDLATVVPNLEPLGLDLLSKMLRFEPNKRITARQALEHEYFKDMEMVQ, translated from the exons ATGGAGCAG TACGAGAAGGTGGAGAAGATCGGGGAGGGCACGTACGGGGTGGTGTACAAGGCCCGGGACCGGGCCACCAACGAGACCATCGCGCTCAAGAAGATCCGCCTCGAGCAGGAGGACGAGGGCGTCCCCTCCACCGCCATCCGCGAGATCTCGCTCCTCAAGGAGATGCAGCACGGCAACATCGTCAA GCTGCACGACGTTGTCCACAGCGAGAAGCGCATATGGCTCGTCTTCGAGTACCTGGATCTGGACCTGAAGAAGTTCATGGACTCCTGTCCAGAGTTTGCCAAGAGTCCCGCCTTGATCAAG TCATATCTCTATCAGATACTCCGCGGCGTTGCTTACTGTCATTCTCATAGAGTTCTTCATCGAGATTTGAAACCTCAGAATTTATTGATAGACCGGCGTACTAATGCACTGAAGCTTGCAGACTTTGGTTTAGCAAGGGCATTTGGAATTCCTGTCCGTACATTTACTCATGAG GTAGTAACATTATGGTACAGAGCTCCTGAAATCCTTCTTGGAGCAAGGCAGTATTCCACACCAGTTGACGTGTGGTCAGTGGGCTGTATCTTTGCAGAAATGGTGAACCAGAAACCACTGTTCCCTGGCGATTCTGAGATTGATGAACTATTTAAGATATTCAG GGTACTCGGCACTCCAAATGAACAAACTTGGCCAGGCGTGAGCTCCTTGCCAGACTACAAGTCCGCCTTCCCCAGGTGGCAGGCAGAG GACCTTGCAACCGTTGTCCCCAATCTTGAACCTCTTGGCCTGGACCTTCTCTCG AAAATGCTTCGGTTCGAGCCAAACAAGAGGATCACGGCTAGGCAGGCTCTTGAGCATGAGTACTTCAAGGACATGGAGATGGTACAGTGA
- the LOC123093814 gene encoding post-GPI attachment to proteins factor 3 — translation MGLRGRGPPLLLLLLLGLVVATALAADSASASEGDADPLYRACFEECQRTGTLKEDSVKHCIVPTDDQPADKAWYAHEPLYLQWKEWNCNSECRYHCMMEREQEREELGLGPVKYHGKWPLKRASVFQEPLSAALSALTLLVQFNGWLSFFLLLSYKLPLRPETHATYYEYTGLWHINALLAMNSWFWCAIYHSCDTAWTEKLYLSSAAAFLGYSLILVILRTSNLRDEASRVMVAAPILAFVTTHILYLNFYELDKGLNMKVCTVISVAQLLLWTVWAAITRHPSRLKVVFVAIGGVLSIYLEAHDVPPRWGYVDGHAICLAMAIPLSYLWWSFAKEDAEMRTAAIMKKKR, via the exons ATGGGGCTCCGCGGGAGagggccgccgctgctgctgctgctgcttctcggCCTGGTGGTGGCCACGGCCTTGGCGGcggactccgcctccgcctccgaggGCGACGCCGATCCGCTCTACAG AGCTTGCTTCGAAGAATGTCAAAGGACCGGCACCCTGAAAGAGGATTCTGTCAAACACTGTATCGTGCCGACCGATGACCAGCCTGCTGACAAGGCATGGTACGCGCATGAGCCGTTGTACCTGCAGTGGAAGGAGTGGAACTGCAACAGCGAATGCCGATACCATTGCATGATGGAAAGAGAGCAGGAAAGGGAAGAGCTTGGGCTAGGGCCCGTCAAGTATCATGGCAAATGGCCTCTCAAACGTGCTTCTGTGTTTCAG GAACCTCTTTCTGCAGCTCTGTCTGCCCTGACTCTTCTCGTGCAATTTAACGGATGGCTATCGTTTTTCCTCTTGCTTTCTTACAAGCTACCTCTCAGGCCGGAAACTCATGCCACATACTACGAATACACCGGATTATGGCACATTAACGCGCTCTTGGCCATGAATTCATGGTTCTGGTGTGCCATATATCACAGTTG TGATACTGCTTGGACAGAAAAGCTGTACTTGTCATCAGCTGCTGCTTTTCTTGGTTACTCCCTCATCTTGGTCATACTGCGAACTTCGAATCTGAGGGATGAAgcttcaagagtgatggttgcagCTCCAATTCTGGCTTTTGTGACAACCCACATTCTGTACCTCAACTTCTACGAACTCGACAAAG GCCTGAACATGAAGGTTTGCACTGTTATTAGCGTTGCGCAGCTCCTTTTGTGGACAGTGTGGGCTGCCATTACAAGGCATCCTTCACGCCTGAAGGTCGTCTTCGTTGCTATCGGCGGTGTCCTCTCAATATACCTGGAAGCCCATGATGTCCCTCCGCGATGGGGATATGTTGATGGTCACGCAATCTGCCTCGCCATGGCTATCCCCCTGTCCTACCTCTGGTGGAGCTTCGCCAAGGAAGACGCCGAGATGCGCACGGCGGCAATTATGAAGAAGAAACGATAA